Below is a window of Malus domestica chromosome 13, GDT2T_hap1 DNA.
AGTTTCAAGCTATGGTTGAGCGACAATCTGGTTATCTAATCAAAGTTCTTAGAAATGACAGAGGAGGAGAGTATACATCCACAGAATTTGATAAGTTTTGTCAAGATATTGGTTTGGAAAGGTAGCTTACAGTCAGctacactccacaacaaaatggagtagctGAAAGCAAAAACAGAACCATAGTCGAAATGGCTAAGGCAATGTTGCATGACAAGGGAATGCCTCAATATTTGTGGGGTGAGGCAgttaatccaacggtctacTTGATGAATAGGCATCCAATAGTGGCAGTTGAAGATAAGATACCATTTGAGGCATGGAGTGGAATAAAGCCTTCTGTGAATCATTTGAGAGTGTTTGGGTCAATCTGCTTTGCTTATGTTCCGAAAGAACTAAGACAAAAACTTGATGAGTCAAGTGAAAGATGCATTTTCGTAGGCTATGCTTCATACACAAAAGGGTACAGACTCTACAATttaaaaaggaagaaagttgTGGTTTGTAAAGATGTTTTTTTTAGTGAGAAATCTTCGTGGGATTGGAATTAAGCAACCATCCGAGAGGAATCTGCACTAATCAAAATTGAAGGAGAAAATCAACCAAATGAAGAGGAAATTGAGCCAGAAATTCCACAATTATCACCTGAAAACAGTCCTCAAGTTCACTCTCCTACACCTTCAAGTCCAAGTTCAATGCCGGTTCGGTTAAGGAGCTTACATGAAGTCTATGAAAGCTGCAATTTTTGTGTTGAAGAACCaaaaaaatttgatgatgcAGTGAAAGAAGAGACTTGGAAGGCTGGAATGCAAGAGGAGATCAATGTCATTGTGAAAAACAAGACATGGGAACTAGTGGACAGACCTTATGACAGCTCCGTCATTGGAGTGAAGTGGATTTATAAGACTAAGCTCAATCAAGATGGTTCCGTTCAAAGGAACAAAGCTAGATTGGTAGCAAAGGGTTATTCTCAGAAACCCGGGATTGATTTCCAAGAAACATTTGCACCGGTAGCTAGGCATGAAACAATCAGAGGCCTTATTTCCGTAACTGCTCAGAAGGGGTGGTTTCTACACCAACTTGATGTCAACTCAGCTTTCCTAAATTGAGTCCTAAAAGAAGAAGTGTTCATTGATCAACCTCAAGGATTTGTTCTTAAAGGACAAAAGCACAAGGTGTATAAGCTTAAGAAGGCACTTTATGGCCTAAAACAAGCTCCGAGAGCATGGTATGGAGAGATCAACTCATATTTCAATGAAGGAGGTTTTCAAAGAAGTGAGAATGAACCTGCCCTCTATGTCAAAACAGAAGGTATTTCAGATATCCTTATTGTTtccttatatgttgatgatttgGTTTATACTGGAAGTAGTCATAATATGATCTTGAATTTCAAGAATGACATGATGAGGAAATATGAGATGAGTGATCTAGGCATgttgcattattttttgggaattagTATCATTCAATCAAATAATGGTATCTTTATGactcaaaagaaatatgcaaaaacacttctagaaaagttcaaaatggTTGGTTGCAAGCCTGTTGCAACACCTCTAGTTGTGAATGAAAAGTTTCAAAGAGAAGATGGTAGTGGTGATGCTGATGAATCTGTGTATAGAAGCCTAGTTAGGAGTTTGTTGTATTTGACAGCGACTAGACCCGATATTATGTATGTTGCAAGCTTGTTGTCCAGATTGATGCACAAGCCTACTTACATTCACTATGGAGCTGCAAAGAGGATCCTAAGATACATACAAGGTAGACTTGACTTTGGTATTATGTATGAAAGGAATGTTGAGCCAAAATTGTATGGGTTCTGTAATAGTGACTGGGGAGGTAGTGTGGATAACTTGAAGAGCACATCTGGCTATACTTTTACATTAGGGACTGGTGTATTCTTTTGGGCATCTAAGAAACAGAAATCAATTGCACTATCAACGGCAGAGGCTGAGTATGTGTCGGCTTCAATTGCAACTTCTTAAGCAGTGTGGCTGAGAAGAATTATGCAAGATTTTGGTGAGAAACAAGAATCAGCAACTCATATCCCTTGTGACAATAAGTCAGCTATTGCCATGAGCAAGAATCATGTCTGTCATGGTAAATCAAAGTATATTGCTCTGAAGCATCACTTCATCAAAGGTGTTGTGGAAGACAAAAAAGTGGATGTGGTCTGTTGTAAGACAAAAGATCAAGTTGCTACTATCTTCACCAAGGCATTACCAAAGGATAGATTCATCTACCTAAGAGAACTTTTGGGAGTGAAGCAGCAAAGCATTAAGAggaaatgttaaagttaatccTTTG
It encodes the following:
- the LOC114820387 gene encoding uncharacterized mitochondrial protein AtMg00810-like, encoding MVGCKPVATPLVVNEKFQREDGSGDADESVYRSLVRSLLYLTATRPDIMYVASLLSRLMHKPTYIHYGAAKRILRYIQGRLDFGIMYERNVEPKLYGFCNSDWGGSVDNLKSTSGYTFTLGTGVFFWASKKQKSIALSTAEAEYVSASIATS